One Trichormus variabilis 0441 genomic window, TGTGTTGTCTTGTTGGTTGATGCTAATTGGAACGTCGTAATGCTGGTGTTGCGGGAGCCGGTGCGTTAGATTGGCTACCTTGCTCTGCATCATCCACCATATAAATGGATTCTACCTGGCGATTGGATTGGGGTAGGGCCACAAATCGCCCTTCATCAATCAAGTATGTTACCTTTTCTGCGCGGATACTATTGCCACCTTGCTGCAAAATATAGACATTACCACTAAAATCAATGCGGCGTTCCTTACTGAAATATTGTGCTTGAGCAGATGTCGCCTGAATTTGACGAGCTGGATACAACATCTGCACATTACCACGAGCAGTTATCACTTGATTTTTTGCATCGTATTCTTGAATATCAGAGCGAATCGTAAGCGGGCGATTTCCTCCTGGTGTTTGCGCTGTAACGCTCGATAATTGGTTAGGCAAGGCTACCGTACCTAATAAAGCCGCAGGTAGTAGCAAAGCTAATCCCAGACGGCGCATTTTCGACAGAGGTAATTTATAGCAGGGCATCATAGGAATTTAATATTCGGGATCTGGCTTGTATACTAATTATCTCAAGTACTTTCTCCTAAAATATAATCTCCTATCAGGAGTAGCATGAGATAGTCGCTAGCTGAAATCTTGACGCTACGTTAAAGTTTAAAGTTTCGTCGATATTCAGAGACGCGATTCATCGCGTCTGTACAATATAGATCCATTACTATAGAGATTCGTTGCGTCTGTTGTCTCTTCGCACACATAAAAAATTAGGGAAGAAGAAGTTTTTCGTTCCCCAAATTTTTATTACTATCATTTGATTAACTAATTATTTGTTACCGTAATTGTCGGTAATGACAGAGCGAGGCTTTCACTGAGATTGCTAGCGTTGATCTTGTCTGCACCCAGTTCTTGTAGTGTTTTTAACAAGCCCACGCTCTGGTTTAGTAACTCATCTACGTTAATATTGCCATAAACCGAAGGGTAACGTCGCAGGCGATTGCTGCCTTCCCCAAGCAAAATTACAGCTCCTCGCCAGTTGCGATTGCCCAAATGATAAAGACCCACAGCAATTTGTAAGATACCTTGATAGAAGGTTTTTTCTGGTTCGCTGGCTTCAATCCATAAGGCCTCTAAGGTGTCATGACAGGCGTAGAACTGTCCAGCGTTAAATTGTTCTACACCTTGCCAAAACTCGGTGGGCATGGTTTCACTCATGCCATACTGTCTCGTACTTCTTTAATAGTTTCCAGCGAAATTTCTTGTTTTTCACCAACAAAGTCGCTCTCCGGTGTGAGGAATAGCATACAATGGCATTCCTTACGCTCTCTCATTGGTACGCAAGGACAGTTCCAGTATGTAGCTTTTACTTCAGCTTCTTTGTCTTCGTAGTGGCGACAAGGACACAAAGGCGCGCCTAATTCGTCTTTATGCTTGGCTAATCCTTCAATCACGACTGCGGTCACAGATGGTTCAGAACAGAAGAAAGTGCCAGTGCGTTTGGCATATTGTTCTGAAAAATGGCGCATCGCCTCTAGACTTTTATCGCTGGATTTTGTGTTAGCTTCTGATGAAATCATGGGGATCGGCGGCTGATTATTTAAATATTTCTTTGCATTGTACCTCAGCCTCAGTAGAGTATTGCTGGGGATTTTTCCCCAAGTTTATTTTTGGGATATGATTTATATTTTTCAAACATGGCTATGGGGAGAAGGGATGGGATCAAAGAACTGCTAGGCATGAAAGATATTTCAATTGTCAGCATTCATTGAAATTTTGAATCGTTAAAATACAATTTCATCATAAATGTAAGGGCTGTTGTAACTGGAGTTGGAGGGGCTTTTCTTGCTCTAGAATGATGCCTGGGTAATCTTTGTTAATTACTACTTGTTCTTTGTGAGATGATATGTCTTGCCATAAGACCCACCGACTACCTTGAGGTAGACTAGAAAGATTAAGAGAGTTTTGGGTTAACCAAATCCAAGGTGAGTTTGGTGGTTCACAATTGGTAGCTTCTTCTAGAAATTTGGTTGCTGCTAGTGTTTCCAAAACGAGACGTTCTCCTTTGATTAACCCTGTCGATGCAGTCCAAATCTGCACTTGCAATTGTTGACGCTGTGCGTAAAAGTACAAAGATGCTGCGGTAATTACTGCTTGTTCAAAATTTTCTGCTGACCAATTACCAGCACTATCTAGGGCGATAATAATCTCCTGTCCACTGGTCACCATTTCTAACTCCCGTACCCGTAATTCTCCATAACGAGCGCTAGTCCGCCAGTGAATCAACCGGGTGGGGTCGCCAATACGATAGGGACGGAGCGATCGCACTAATCCAGATGAGGCTGTCTGCAATGGTTGACCACGATATTCACTCCTTTGGCTTTCTTCTTGTCCCAATTCATCAACTAAAGGACAAGTTGTTAAAGGTAATACCGTCGGATAGACGATGGCTGTGGCATCACACTGACGCTGACGACGACACCAAAACAATCCTAAAGGCGCACCCGTTCCCAATTCTACGGTATGCCAGCGATAGATGCCCCGGTTCTGGGTAGGTTGGTAGTGTACCCAACGGTAACTATCTTGACTAGCAATTGTTTCCACTCCTTGTTTGATGGGTTTACCTAAAACAAATGGTAATAGATCCTCAACTTGCAACAAACTTACGGATTGCTTAGTGGGATTGTGGATCTCCAAT contains:
- a CDS encoding DUF58 domain-containing protein encodes the protein MKIIKPITDWLEIRASAPAYTGWVLVGVAVCFFGAAINTMAGWLYAISGVSFALLGIAAVLPPRSLTGLSVTRYPIQPVSAGDDLTLELEIHNPTKQSVSLLQVEDLLPFVLGKPIKQGVETIASQDSYRWVHYQPTQNRGIYRWHTVELGTGAPLGLFWCRRQRQCDATAIVYPTVLPLTTCPLVDELGQEESQRSEYRGQPLQTASSGLVRSLRPYRIGDPTRLIHWRTSARYGELRVRELEMVTSGQEIIIALDSAGNWSAENFEQAVITAASLYFYAQRQQLQVQIWTASTGLIKGERLVLETLAATKFLEEATNCEPPNSPWIWLTQNSLNLSSLPQGSRWVLWQDISSHKEQVVINKDYPGIILEQEKPLQLQLQQPLHL
- a CDS encoding DUF309 domain-containing protein, with amino-acid sequence MSETMPTEFWQGVEQFNAGQFYACHDTLEALWIEASEPEKTFYQGILQIAVGLYHLGNRNWRGAVILLGEGSNRLRRYPSVYGNINVDELLNQSVGLLKTLQELGADKINASNLSESLALSLPTITVTNN
- a CDS encoding LptA/OstA family protein — encoded protein: MMPCYKLPLSKMRRLGLALLLPAALLGTVALPNQLSSVTAQTPGGNRPLTIRSDIQEYDAKNQVITARGNVQMLYPARQIQATSAQAQYFSKERRIDFSGNVYILQQGGNSIRAEKVTYLIDEGRFVALPQSNRQVESIYMVDDAEQGSQSNAPAPATPALRRSN
- a CDS encoding ferredoxin thioredoxin reductase catalytic beta subunit; translation: MISSEANTKSSDKSLEAMRHFSEQYAKRTGTFFCSEPSVTAVVIEGLAKHKDELGAPLCPCRHYEDKEAEVKATYWNCPCVPMRERKECHCMLFLTPESDFVGEKQEISLETIKEVRDSMA